The window AATTCCACCGACCAACACAACCTGCGGACTCACCGCGAGACTGCCATTGCTGCTACACTGGACTGCAGGGCTCCGTCGTCTTCCGTGCAGCCGATATTTCTGATCAAAATACCTACCTTCAGTATGTTTTGAACATAAATTTGCTGTAGAAAACATTGTGATTGATGCCCTGTTCTACGTATCCGATTCCACCTAAACCATGCTTAGAAGATTACTACAGCGTTATGGGAATCAATCTGTCACCATCTGGGCTCGAGTGGTTTGGGCAATTACTGGGTCCACCGAGATATTAAAAGGCAATGCAGCTTGACAATGGGAATCCAAGATTTTAGATGTCGATCTAGAAGAAAGATTAGTGCTCCATCTTATCATGTTTGGTCACGTCGCAGAAGATTTATCGGGGAAACATTTATGGTAGAAGCCATGGAAACGCGAGAAGGAGAATAAAGAATACGAAGCGAATCATCTGAAGGAATCCGATGCCTTGCAAGTGCAGTAGGACGACACGGAAGCACATTCTACGTACGATAAAGCGTGGTGAGCGACAGTGAGAATCTAATCGGTGAAGGATCCAACGGATCACCTGCAAATGGCTCTTGACCTCGTCGATGGTGAGGCCGTCCACCGTCATCAGCTCTCTGATCTGCTTCGGCGTGGCGACTGCATGCCGTCGAAGAGATCTAATTTTTAGAAACAAGGCATGATAATGAGATGTTCAGGTTTTAGGCTTATACCATCGGATCCACCGAGTTGATGCAGGGCGTGCAGGAAGCAGCGGTGAAGCTCCGGCGACCAACTGCGCCTTGCTTTGCGATGAGGCTGCAActgttcttccttcttctccctgTTTCCTTCCTTAGTACCATAATCACGGCCACCATCGCCATCGGTAGTTGCGGGGATGGCAGTAGCTGCCGATGAGGCCGGTGGTGGCACGACGTACTTTTGTCTCTTAAAAGGCTGGAATGCGCTGCTGATCTTCTTCGAGATCGCTACTATAGGTTTCTTTGGTGGCTCCTACGCTCCATCAACAACATCAAAACCCCCGCTACTAAAAACCGGCATAAATCAACTGCTTAAGATTAATAGGAAAGACAATTCAGTCTCTCACCATCCTAGGAACTGTGTCCGGCTCCTGATTCCGGAGCTGGACGGATCTAAGCTTCATCTCGGACCGGACCGCTGCGCTCTTCTTAGCCTCGCTTCTTTGTTCCGACATCGGAGGTATTAACTCTTCCGTGACAGGTCCATGGTTCACCTTCTCGTCATCACCCATAACATGTCGCACGCTCTCGATCGCTGCAACCACAATTTACGACCATTTAAGCGCCATAATCCACTTCAGAACCGAGAGGTAACGAAATACACCTCGCGTAACGAGGTGGAGGCAGAGAGGCAGCTCTCGCTGGAAAGCCTTGATCTTCTTGCGCTCCTCCTCGAGCGCTCTGATGCAGTCCTGACATCGCTGCGCTCGCCCCAATAAATCCATCACCGCTGTTAATGCGTGCGGCTGCGTCTAACAGTGTTTAAAGCAGGCGAGAGCAGAATATTCTGACGGCTGTGCAAGGAACGGAAGACTCGGTAGACGAGGAAAGAAGGAAGCCGTGAGAAGGGAATCACGGTCGGGGCGTCACGTAGAAGATTTCGATTCCCTCCGACAGGAGGCGGCGTGAGATTAGAGGGAGGTGGACCgtaagaagagagagagatgaggacgGCTTCGGATATTCCCGCGGTGGGATTCCGCGTCGATGCGTTGGCGTTGACTTCAGCACACGTTGGGGGGCTGATGTCGCTCCGGATGGATGAGATCTTCTTTCGTGGAAGGAATCTTAGCGGAATCTTCTTAAGATTCCGGCCGGGGTTGGGAGATCTATAGTCCCTAGTTTTGGTGGATTATGTCGAATTGCTCGAGGGAGAATCCAAAAAGTATATGCTAGTTCTTGTAGTGATCCATATTCATCCACAAGTATATGCTACTTTTCAGGCTTAGGTATCAGAGTATACGCGTAGCTACGTTTATTGGTATACATCATAACTTTGGCAACATGCAAAAAATATTACGTGACGTCTATTACTCTGTGTTGACTGCGCAACTAATGCTACCCATCAAATGTGTAAACCAAGACAAGAAGGGAGGATTCGATTGCTTCGCCTTTTAAAATACACAGCGTTGAAATGATCACCACTCTCCGAGTGAAGCTTGATATTGAATGATATGAATTTCTGCGCCTCATTGACCGCTGGTGTTGACTTCAGTTCAATTAATGTTGCGAGATTTGTAATTCCAATAGTCAAACATGTACTGAATCCGTCCAGTTGCATTAAAAATTATAACGGTTAGTTTTGCGAGGTCAATCGCTATTATAACTAATATTTGTTTGAAGTTTTTCAGTTGGTGTGCTAACAAagtattattaaatataatattttatttataagattTGTGTTCTATTAAGATAGATGCTGTATttctattttaaataaaaaaataaaaataactgagTTTGGAGGTTACAAATGAGTTACGACAAGCATTTGATCTGAAACGATGGAACAAGACAAACATGATTTTTGTAATAACACTAACATCTCATTCATGAGTGTGAATCCCACAATAGATACGTTGTATGGCTCCATTCTGTAGCTGTTACTCGTAAGACTCGAGTCGCATAGCTCCCCATTTAAAACTCGATACGGAAGTCATATAAAAATCCTATTGAATGAGTCTCTTAGACTATTGAGTCCATCGACTAATCTCGCTCGCCTTTATTCTAACAAGTCTTAATAGAAAAATGATATTGTTGCCGACTCACTTTGTCACTGATGTTACAAAGCTACATAAGTGAAGGGATAAACAATTCCAAAATATATTATGTAGTCATCGATAGATGAATAAGGTTCATACCTCGCCTTTTGCCCACTAGTATCCTCAACCATAATTAAGGGAAAGCTTACACATATGTATTAAAACTTCACGTTGTGGCTTAACTTCCCCCATCTCCTTTCGGATAAACGATACAGAAATACCACCCCTTACTTGTCCCAAATAGACCAAGAGCCCAAGCAAAATATATTGTAGTAGTCTTACTCTCCTGTTGCTATCCTTGAGAGGATGTGTCCATTAGTCGTCACCATTAATGATCCCTTAAATAAAGTAATGATTATCATAACATATTACTAGCTTCACACTACCCTCTACTTAGGTATAAAAGCCAAACCCTTAGGCTAAATAGGGGCAATCGAGCTCTACCTGTACTCTCGTGAGCTTTATCAAACCCTATTTACTTTTTCACATTACTAACTTAAGTATTAGAGAGATTGAGTCAGGACATCCCTCTGAAATTAACTTTTGTGTAGGATCCTAGCATCGCTAAGGCGTTCCTTAGGAGGATGCAGAACATCATCTAGTAGAGCTAAGATACACATATGAATAACTTTAGATCATCTTCAATAGGTCAGCAGCACTTCAAGATTCCGCTTATCACTTCAGCTTCCTACTTAGGTCATCGCCCCCAACTCCCATGTGGACCCCTTTAATGGACCTGTGCCTTCGAGACTAAATTAGGTTATGTTGACTCTTTGGTCAACAACACAATGACAATAACAttttaacactaaaaataaagctTTGAGCCCTTAGCTCTCATATGGGAGAGAGCATTGATGATGATATTTAGTTCTATATTGATCGAGGAATACGAGTTTCGAAAAGAATAAAATAGTACGAGTATGTCAATCGTATAGAGCAAAAAAAATTCTCATGAACCTATCACACATATAACGAGAGTCTTGATCCTTTGACTATGGTGGGAAAAAGTATTGATAATAATAtcgataataatatttattaggtTATTCTTATGCTCATATATGCTTTTATGGAGCTCACAAAAGTTAAATAAAATTCGTGTCTCAAtcaatatatctatgtatatatatcattAAAATTGGCTTCATCGGAACCTAATCTGATATGGCTAATGAGGCATCGAGATCAACGAAAAATGGGTCAAATGATGCGGATCGGGCGAGACCGGCTTCACAACGCAAGACCGGATTGACTCGTTTTGGGAGTCGAATCTGACCAACCGAGTATGATTGGACTACCGCGTCCATCGATCAATCATCGTGTCATAGTGGGTTGGTGGTTGAGTGGTCCCAGGTACAGCGGGGCCCCCGCGCATTAATGGTTGGCATGAAGTCGCCGTCCCGTGATGCGCACCACGCACCACCCCATACGCGGTCTTATTCCAAAGGGTAGGACGACACGTCACATCACGTGCCAACTCCGCTACAAAACGGGGTCGGGAGTGAGAAACGATGAAACGCTGTGGTGGTAACGGCGTTGCAGTTCGAAGCGTCACAGCTGATCTCCGCGTCAATGCCTTACAGCTAGGCACGTCATTACCCACCCGGCTCGGGTGTGGGCCCAATGTTAGGTAGTGCGCTGTAAAGCCGCGTGTTCCCTGATCTTGTCCTCTCCCCTTCCATCGCCGTTATTCTGGCTATTTGGTGTTTGGGCCGAACCATCCAATCCGAAGACAGCTGATCATTCCCGACCATCACGTGACTACTGTGTGGACTCATTGCATCTCCAGCGGGATCAACGGCCAAGATTAACTCGTCGTCGTCTTCTACCACACTCCCCAACTCTCTCCCGTCTCCATCTCGGCTCACATCGAGGATCGAGAGATGTCTGCCCTcttcctcgtcttcctcctcttctcttctgCTTCCGGTGGTACCAATCCTGCTTCATCTCCCGATCCTTTCACTGCTGGTAAGCTCATCCCCACCCACATTGGCGCTGCTTCCTCCGACTCACCGCATCTTTGTTGATCTCCAATTTGTAGGCGTGTCGCTCAACATCGACTGTGGCGGCGCGGCCAACTTTACGTCGGAGTTCGGGCGTGCGTGGGTGGCGGACCGATACTTCTCGGCGGGGGCCACCGGGTTGGTGGCCGAGCCCCACCGCTTCCTGCAGCAGCAGGAGCGCACCCTCCGCTTCTTTCCCCCCGTATCCGCCGGTAAGAAGAATTGCTACTCCGTTCCCCTCCCTTCCGGCCGCTACTACGTCCGCACCTTCACCGTTTACGACAACTACGATTCGAAGCTGCGCACTCCTAGCTTCGACGTCTCCTTCGAGGGCACCCTCGTTTATTCCTGGCGCTCCCCCTGGCCCGAGGCCGCCGCCCGCTCCGGCGCCTATGCTGACCTCATCGCGTCTGTCCTCGACGGCGCCGCTAACCTCTGCTTCTACAGCATCGCCACTGACCCCCCCGTCGTCGCCTCCGTCGAGCTTGCCGCCGTCCACCCCCTCGCTTACGGCTCCGCCTCCACTGGCACCGACATGATCCTCATCAACTACGGGCGCCTCACCTCTGGCGGCACCCTCTTTGGCCCTGGCTTCACAAACGACTCCGACGCATTTTCCCGGGTCTGGCAGTCCGATGCCGACTTCCGCAGCCTCGACGTCCCCATCAAGGCGCTCTCGGCCGGCGGGCACCGGATTTTCGGTGCCAACCAGGCCCCCAACTACTTCCCCGTCAAGCTTTACGAGACCGCCGTCACCACCGTCAACCCCAGCGATGCCCTCGAATACCTGCTGCCAGTGGATACGCGGCTCGACTACATGGTCTGGTTCCACTTCGCTGAGATCGACTCCGGGGTGACCAGGGTCGGGCACAGGGTGTTCGACGTTGTGATCGGTGAGGAAAACGTGACCAGGATCGACATCTACAAAGAGGTGGGAGGATTCAACGCGTTCAAGTGGCATCATATCGTGGAGAACCTGACAAGCACGACGCTCGTCGTGAAGCTGGTGCCGGTGGCGGGGAAGCCCATCATCTGTGGGCTCGAGAACTACGCAATGGTGCC of the Musa acuminata AAA Group cultivar baxijiao chromosome BXJ2-10, Cavendish_Baxijiao_AAA, whole genome shotgun sequence genome contains:
- the LOC135625083 gene encoding receptor-like protein 4 — translated: MSALFLVFLLFSSASGGTNPASSPDPFTAGVSLNIDCGGAANFTSEFGRAWVADRYFSAGATGLVAEPHRFLQQQERTLRFFPPVSAGKKNCYSVPLPSGRYYVRTFTVYDNYDSKLRTPSFDVSFEGTLVYSWRSPWPEAAARSGAYADLIASVLDGAANLCFYSIATDPPVVASVELAAVHPLAYGSASTGTDMILINYGRLTSGGTLFGPGFTNDSDAFSRVWQSDADFRSLDVPIKALSAGGHRIFGANQAPNYFPVKLYETAVTTVNPSDALEYLLPVDTRLDYMVWFHFAEIDSGVTRVGHRVFDVVIGEENVTRIDIYKEVGGFNAFKWHHIVENLTSTTLVVKLVPVAGKPIICGLENYAMVPLDLATVPRQVMAMQALKESLRIPDRMGWNGDPCAPSTWDAWEGVTCHHSDNGQNLVVTQLDLGSQGLKGYISDQISLLTNLVSLNLSSNSLGGTLPSGLGQGSLVSLDLSSNQHTGGIPDSLGSSNLKVVLLNNNQLDGQVPEKLYSIGVHGGIIDLSGNKGLCGVPTLPACPLFWDKRGLSTAGKIAIGLSCAFVVIVLLLIYLFCIRRQNDDYDFEFPQDLISIAAKRNRYQRQKLMLVEMEAPNSNGFPSTSNTR
- the LOC103969817 gene encoding transcription factor NIGT1-like, which gives rise to MDLLGRAQRCQDCIRALEEERKKIKAFQRELPLCLHLVTRAIESVRHVMGDDEKVNHGPVTEELIPPMSEQRSEAKKSAAVRSEMKLRSVQLRNQEPDTVPRMEPPKKPIVAISKKISSAFQPFKRQKYVVPPPASSAATAIPATTDGDGGRDYGTKEGNREKKEEQLQPHRKARRSWSPELHRCFLHALHQLGGSDVATPKQIRELMTVDGLTIDEVKSHLQKYRLHGRRRSPAVQCSSNGSLAVSPQVVLVGGIVVPSPDYNMADAAVAAAAQPGNGARAPSNGMYAPVASHPSDSRYQQKQPQRSITLRWRRRQHGG